In Pangasianodon hypophthalmus isolate fPanHyp1 chromosome 13, fPanHyp1.pri, whole genome shotgun sequence, the genomic window tgataaCAATACTGATAATGATaacgatactgatactgataatgATCACGATACTGATATTGATAATGATCACGATACTGATaacgatactgatactgatcactaatactgatactgatcactgatactgatactgataatgatcacgatactgatactgatactgataatgATCACGATACTGATAACGACactaatactgatactgatcaCTGATAACGATACTGATAACGATAACGATaacgatactgatactgatactgtaacGATTGCAATACTGATCACTGATACTGATAATGATACTGACAGTGATACTGGGTATCGGATTGGTGCCATCCCCCATTACAGGGTTTCCACATGTTCTGGAAAATCAGGCTGGGCGATAAGTgtaatatcgatatcgtgataaattacatcacgctacatttttatttatatatcttgTAGATCGTGATATCTATTTTctaacatttaaattattattttaaataattacaaactgactggaagcagctgatgtggtgttaaaattttgtatttcatttttaaaattgtaaaattcattttattctctttttatcaataaaaataatttagaactttttaaatataaaaaaatttaaaaatcgaAATTGAATGatgatttaatgcattattgattaaaaaaaaaaatcatgactattttttaaaaatactgctGTCAGTATTTTCATCATCAGAAATAACACCAACCAACGTCACACGACGTCATGGCGAGACTAACGCACACTCATTACATCACACCATCAAGCCACaccccttttctctctttctccttttcctgCTGACTCGCTGCACTCCTCTCGCGCACTATTATTAGTAATTTATATTCACAGGTCCGGTTTTAGCTCTCCAGCACCGATTGATTTGTCTTCCCCGATTCCAGCACGTTCCGCTGCGTCGTGTCGAAGCGTCCTTTCTGATAAGCGGGATGAGAAAATGATGAGCGTGGATTTGCTCAGCATAAACCGCATGCAtgcctggggaaaaaaaacgccTGGTGCATTTTATTCacagctttttaatttttttcaccgGTGTAGATGGGAATCTGTTATCATAAGCGCCGTTCTGCAGCCGCTCGCTGGGTAACAAGCAGAACGGATCAAATAAAATCTGTGataaatttattttcagaattaACTGCTGAGGAAGttttgcaccaaaaaaaaaaagcagtgctTCACGTCATTCATTTAAAACCTATAAAACATCCCGAGGTGTTTGTTTACGACATTTACAAGAcgcaaaacaaagaaattaaagtaaaatctAAGAGAAGTTGTCTaacattgaaaaataaaatgttgcaTAATCACGTTGTGTCAAGATAAATTAATTTACaccaacaaaacatttttactgtGATTTACTGTGATCCCAGATAAAGAGGCAGTGGAGCGCTGTCGAGTTCTggcctctgattggtcagaaggtgttgattaattctccataacagcagctctgacagtagtgcagctgcaaatcacaggtttatttataattaatgcgcttgttctaatacgtcatcgtttctatagtaacagctcatcgTCGATATGGGGAAGTTTtcagtgaggagatgtttatgtaaaggtttatggaaggagtctccagtgtcagtgctttgaaacagtcagaggtgaagctgtgactttaagttttccgacatcttcaggacagaggagtttacgcttctttgcggtttctcggtaacgtgatgtaacaagctgcgtttttttttttgtttgtttgtttattaacttcaagagagaaaaaagagagagagagactggtgagggaacgactgtttatagctgctataacataagtgagaacaggaacattaaatgtaactataaactcgttaaaaaaaagatgctctttaattaataaaaaaaatgtaaacattggaaaattgctgtggtgtaagaggaataaaacactcatctGTGTTTTATTGATTGACGGCGTGGTGtggtgaagcggagttactgttaatgacctgaaattgattattttcctataacagcatgttctaaagtgttttattccttttatgcCTCACTATAATTAGgaattaaataaggaaagatAAACCTGTGTTGAACTTTCAGCTCCTAATGTGGatgttttattaaaggcagGAGCACTCGGAGGGTGAAACCTACTGTAAGCCTATAGATAACTCATATATACCACGCTCCTTCGttagattttgaaatgttaaagtatttaaagtgagagattttaaaccaaaaattctaaaatatagCAAAATGATTAAACTTTTAACATTCaaacagtatataaataaagcttttgcatttctgtttgtttctgatATCCGAGTCGACTTCAGATCTCTAAGACGCTGGTGGAACCGACTTTCACAAATACAAAACTTGCTTTCAGATTATActaattctcacacacacacacacacacacacacacacacacacacacacatttcctgaaATGACTTTGAGGCTGCTGTAAATCCCACTGCAGCACTCAACCTGACAATCTCATCTTTCCTCGACTTCGCTCACCTCGGTCCCTTTCAGCGCAGCAGGAGGAGTGTGTATCGCCTGTGGATTTTTCCACCAGGGACACACTCGACCTTGGAAGCTGCAGCAGTGTATCTGAAGAGATTTCCATGGAGATTTACACTCTGTTTCCTTCACACTCTGTCCTCTGAGTCATTCAGCTCGCTAACTCGCTAACAGGGTGAAGGAGTAAAGTTCCATCAGCTGTTGTGAGCAGATGGAGGACATGGCTACGCAGAAAAACAACAATTAGAATCGGGAAAATGATTAATTAGTGATTATATGTATAAACTGTTTTATCCAGCATGAAGTTATGGCTTTATTTATGGTGAAGGCTAAAGCAGTGATTGAATAATAAATCTGatttgtgttattgttattagttATACATAGGTCAGAGTCAGCGACTTAAATTCGAAAGTTATATGAATATTTACGTGGAgaaaagttcctcgtattcagagtcgggttacgcagctgcttaagtggattttctgatcTCCGCATTTAGATTATTAGGAAGAAATCGAGACGGGGTTTTTTATTTCTCAATAGCTGTTGATCTACATCTCAACATTTTTTGCAGCCAGAGACTCCTTTAActctaaaataaattccacagaccccctgaaaacagatttctttcttctataaaaattataaacataatgtaaaaacataaaatatttttctgccAATTTGTTGGTGCCTTTTAGCTCTTTAATCCTGActtaaactataaaacaaaacCGTGAAAACTCAACATATGTAACAACTTGGATCATGGTAGGTTGTTATTTCCAcagatgtaaaataaataaataaataaataaataaaagtaaatcacGGATCATTTGGCTGTGCTTCACGGAAACCACATCAAAACCTGCTGGCATAGACCTCCATCTTTAAGaacaaaacctgaaaaaaaatcagggagagaaaaagcagaatgaagaaggaaataaagcTTATTTTCTCTGCTGTCAAATGTGATACGATGCAACTTAAAAGCAagagatgatttaaaaattaaaaagactaATACAATGATATACTATAGGATGTTTTAGAAGTCTAGTATGTTCCCAATATAtcgctgcatgaatagtcctagttgtaatgatcacattaatcactggtttaatttaaataaaatggcttccacactcattattcagcagcacatagaatagcacttgatccagcgcaggttattattattaatttatatatatctttatgCTCTAACACTTCGAGTTAATGCACGATTAACTTAACTCACTTTTCTAACGGTTTTGATTCTGAAAACATATTTCTCATTCGTGTTCTCCAGACTTTTCAGAAAATTCTACAATAAATAGTTTAAATTGtgatttaatgaaatttaattcagaagaaaaaaatttcaaaaaactATCGTTCCCATAGTGCATTGCGAATAACGTCAttgaatcacacacactgttgttgtgtatttattttctccagatttattttagaatggtattaatttcttaattaattactgtattttaatttattgtatcttaattaattagttaattagtttcTCAGAGCCTGATTTCAGAGTTATTATGATTCACAAAGCGATCTTTTCAGAAAATGGTGGACGAATACCGAATACAAAATGGCGTCGCATCAGATAACGTGCCAGTCGTTACATGACTACAGAGGCGTCTCTGATTGGTGGGGTTCAGCTTTGGGAttctgggtaatgtagttctgAAAAGAAAAGTTGGAATCGGACAGAATTGTGACGTATAAAATCTGGTAGTTTAAAATCGATCGCTAATAAACGGATTATCGGTGGAAACAATGAGCAgcgttttttttaaatctccgtACTGGATCATCACATCACAGCCCTGTTTGATCTGTATgagtaattatttttctttttctccgcAGGCGCTCTGCCCATCGTCTACAGCACGCTGCTGTGCTACCCGTTGCTGCGCGGCGCCGCCCTGCTGGCCTACATCGCTCTGTCCAGTTACGCCATCCACTGCGCAGTGACGGCGCGGAGCAGCGTGCGCCGCTTGCGCTCGTTCGCCGGACAGGCGCTGTTTCGCTTCTTCTTCCTGGGGTTGCGGTGGGTGGGCGTGGGCGGGGGAAGCCCCACGTCGCTAAGACACTTCCTCACCATGGAGGCGCTGGCGGTGTTGGGCGGAGTCATCAACATCGCCCGCGTGCCCGAGCGCTTCTGCCCCGGTCTCTTTGACTACTGGTGCAACAGCCACCAGATCATGCACGTCCTGGTGGTCGGCTCCATCCTCTCGCTGCACTGGGGCGTCCTGGACGACCTGCTGTGGATCAACATCTACGACTGTCCGGCAGACTGACCTCTgattgacctctgacctctgggGCGGGGTTTTTTTCCAAGGAATCCTATCCTGACTGGTCTCgatgagatttctttttttctttttttttttttttttttgttttgttattagaATTTGACATGCATCAGGTTTTCTTTAGACTCAGGGAGGGGTCACAAgctctgacctttgacctcttgACTCTTGTTTGTATCCAGGGGGTTTGTGATTCATAGGATTCATTTGCAAACTTGGGATTCCTGTGTAGAgatctgacctttgacctcggGGTGCAGATTATTGTTCATCCTCGCAGTTCGACATGCATTAAGCACTGATAAGGGCGGGGATGTGGGGTGGGGggtaatatatatgtgtgtgtgtgtgtgtgtttgttgaggGGACGGCGGGGGGGTTGTAACAAcatttgacctctgacctcagttttttttttttttttttgggtgggtggGGGGATGGGACGGGCGCGGACTCGTACGTTAAAGACGTGAAAGATCGTCACGTGCGTTAGGAAGTTTTGGCGCGTCCTCAGATACAAGAACGTACGCCTGGAGTTGCCAGGAGACCAACAGATTGCGTACACACTCCGAAACAAGGCATTTAtcgtatatattatatactatatatcatatatatatatctatttttACACCAGCCGTCAAAGCATTAACTTTAGGAAccctgatgtttttttgttttcatgtacGGAAAATTCTGAGGTGCAATGGAGCCGTTGAGCCGTTGGcggctcagaaaaaaaaagtttgcatcgCACAATGCGCATTTGCATCGCACAACCACTCATCGCTCGCAGCAGCTGGTGGAAAGCATGGCTTCTGGTAATGCATGCTCTTCTctgagaccacacacacacacacacacacacacacacacacacacacacacacacacacattgcacttCTATCATAAAGTAGTAAGTCCACACTTGATTTTAAGCATCaagatatatttaaataagtaCGCAAGTACACACATCCACCTCTCGCTCCTCCTTCCTCGTTATTTTCTCATCGCACTTCTCCGTCCTTCATACGGTTTCTTCAtttcctgtctttctgtttgATCCGAGGTAAAGGGAAGCGGTCACTCCTCCTTCGTTTGCCCTTTGGTTTGTGAGGTTTACAAGGTTTATGGTGCTTTTTACGATACAGAggaagagaatttaaaaaaaaaagaaaaatgactgtATTTGCCAAACAAGATgcacaaaattttttttataagtgcCATTTTTTTCCTACGTAACGTTCGGCACTTCAGAGTGTTCATTTTTTCGCAGCACTTATTTAACCCGCATGTCAACATGTAGGCTTTCTAATGACTCGTTTTTATGCTAACTTGTTAACTATATAGCTGATAGCAGCAGTGCAGAAAAATTAGCTGTTTATGTTTTCGCCATGTAAgctgatttatttttgctgtttttaatcacattaGCTAAGCTAGTTTATCAAATTATAATACAGACAAGGAGTCATCTACTGGCAAAATATTAGTAGTGGACCAAATGagtacttggaaaaaaaaatacggTCACAGAACtgattaatgtaaaaaaatatttccgTAGTTTCGCGATGAAGCAGTGAAGCAGCtcggcttctgtagcagatcctctgtttcagccaatcagctgcgtttatgcaaattatttagctgaaggcagctcatcagaccagagtcTAGCTACAGAACTCGAGAAAGGAAacagactttcatagatttttaaattttatttcccTTCTCCGGGCTGGTTAGTGACGTAACGACGAAAACACAACGTTTAATGATGATTGGATGGAGAAGTGTGCGTTTACGCTCCGCAAGTTCAGATCTAATGTTCAGAATCCATGGCGAAAAagtagtcaaaagtggtaacatgaagcaccactaaaaaaataaaacatgacctACTCATTAAAGTTTACGTATTAAAAGGTAACCGtcgccattcagtcatgttagttgcttatctggaCATTCTGTAAGCAGCGAATTTTACGTAACTGGACGGTTACAACCTTTTTGACGATATTTAAActagaaatgtgttttatagttAGCTTCTCCACTGGGGTGCTACTAGGAAAGCaatctaaaataaattcacagGATTCACAGAGCACCTCACAGGATCAGTTACATTGTTTTAgaggaaataaatgtttttttattaatttaaaataaactgcaagcaaatataaacatataagtAGATTCTGTTTCTCTAATcacttctaataataataatccatacaataatttccatatttttaatattctattAGCGTCTCGCTAGCAGAAGTGTTCATTTACTTACCACCAATTTACCGTAAATGCGAGTAAAGTgcatacagtaaatacactaaaaaaaatgctcatttCACAGTTACAAAACAATTGCaatattattgtgttattaaatTAGACTCAGCTCTACTCACCCTGTGCCATATAATCCAGAAAATACGGTAATTAAAGATTACATAACGATTAAATCTAAATGGAAAATGATTGAGACATCACTAAGGCAGATGTTTGGATTATGGTTCCAAGTtaattcccccccccccccccccccgattAATGACGCAGCTTCagattcttattttaatttcgTTTATGATTTGCTGTTTGCACACCAGCTGGCTTTTTCGCTCTAAAGTCCAGCCGATCAGTTTAAGATGAGAAAATCGTCGTGCTCGTACGATATTTATTTGCCAAGATCATCAGCAGTATTCTGAGGTCGGTGTCTGTTTGGCGTCTAACCAAAGTTTACAACTCGATGCGGGCGATACGGCGGAAAATATAACACGCTGGAAGACATTTGcgtgtattataataataataataaaaaaaatactaggaAAAACTAAACATTTAACCATGTTTTATTGCTAAACACTGAGTTGACAGCACTCGTGTTATAATAGGGTTAATatcgatgatgatgatgatgatgatgatgatgacgacgcactttttgtccaaaaaaaaaaaaaagtgaccaaCTAAACATACGTTTATGTTTAGATTACGTAGATGAGATCAGACTTGTTCTGATTGGACGTgctaggcatgtgctgataatcagttgAGTATGACCTAAAATATTGGCACCACGCCTCCATTTAGCTAgctttggacaaaaaaaaaaaaaaaaacaattcaatgAACATGCAATAACGTGCTTTTTCTAATATCTGCACATGTATAGTTGGATTTCTGGTGTGTTgttgaaaaaaaagtaagcgCACACTAAGGACGACTGAATCCTTTCACTTTGCTAAGCATTTAGCATCATCCTAGCCAACATTCATCACTACTGTGCttagcatatatatatttttttgcaatcatactcattttaaatgttgatttttttttttagttaactTTGCACAAGCATTATTGTTTAGTTAGTTCATATCATATGTACTGTTTACGTGCTACTTTACGTTATTTTAGatgtaatatatatttcacCAATTTTAACTGAATGCATGTTTAAAGATTTCTATTAGTGGGTAAAAATCACTTCAGAGTTtaggggtggggggtggggggggggtggggggggggggggtggatTAAAAAAACGGTTAGTGCATGTTAGCTGTTTGTAGACACACGACTCGTTTATATACTGATTGCCAAATGAAAGATTCAGGGCCTTGATTAACATCGTTACACACTGAACGTTCCTAACACGCCCATCAgaactacttcctgtttctccgCTATCACAGAACATGCGCACTATAACCGGGTTGAGGGAGTTCCGTGACGCGAGCTAGCATAATCCAGGcttatttaaaatagttttgcTTAAACTAGCCAGGTATGATTGCgaaaaacagcaaaatgtcCGTTGTGAGCAGGAATTGGTTATTAAACTCTACAAAGaatacaaagaaataaatacgataaaaaagaaaccagttgaagaaaagaaaacagaacagcCGATTAATGCTTATAAAACCTGCGGCCAATCACGCgcaattatgcaaattatttagctgaaggcagctcattcTAGCTACATAGCTAGAGGTGAAAGCTCagatagaatttttttttcatcgatttttgaatatatatattttttaactctctctggtctgattcACGAGCTGACACGGcttgtttaaagaaaagttcACAATGCAGTCAGAGTGTTTAAAATTTGATTGGACAACGAATCGaccactacaaaacaaaatataaaaacttcaGGTTGTCGTATTTATAGCCGTGAACTAATCACTAATAATTAAACGTTAAAACGTAACAGTCGTTCAGTCACATACGTTACGTTAGTTGACTACTCGTGATCTGGTGTAATGCGTAAGAAAtaatagtttaaaacatttctagATTTTAGGCTAAGAATAGCTACGTAAAGCATAACACTTGAAAAATTCAGACTTAATACgttaaattgtttattatttattcgaTTGAACTGATGGTTTTAGAAGCAAAACGAGTGAAGCGAATGAAGCGCACGTACTTGttaaatatatcaatatataattCGGAAATGTTACGTGCAAACCTACGTAAATATTTCACATACAGAATCAATTAGTAACCAAAAGGAAGACAGAACTTTGTTTTATCCTGACGGAATGAAGCTAAGGTTTGTCCGAACGCGTATGTTGGTATAGTAACGTAAATATAGCAAACATAGTAATATTAGCTTATTTTGTAGATTCAAAGTTGATGAAAATTAGCCTGGATTGTTGAGTGAGCTCGCTTCGTGGAACTAAATCCTGAACTAAATCCCGGCGCTCGCTCACGCCGTCACGCTTTTACATTAAGCATGtgcaatataaatattaacGCTGATACACTGTACGCAAATCAAGCCAGCTTACAGCTTcaagaaaggtgtgtgtgtgtgtgtgtgtgtgatgaaacagaggcaatacaacaacaacaaccacaacaaactgtactgtttcttttatttatggttttattttttacatttatttttaacaacaaagGGCTTTGGATCAATGTGAATATCATTATCGAAACCTaatgaataatgtaaatatgttaatGTAGATATGTGTATATGCATACGGTGTGCACACGACACACTAATATGTTTTTATACGCATTAATATATAAAGCAGAGGTATTCAAAGAGAAGGTGTGGAACTTGAATGTGTTTCGGGATTAAAAACGGGCatttatagattaaaaaaaaacaaacaaacaaaaaataacagcaaatgaAGCGCCATAACTTTATAACGGTCATTTATAACAGTGTGATGTCATAATACAGAAATGTAGATAGAGACGTATGGAACGTAGTAATGACTAGGCATGTGCCGATGTTGAAATCACagtaattgttaaataaaatttatgatattattacagccttatataaaaaaatgacctGTTTAAAGAccaataaactttatttttctgaacaatgtctttctttgcttgtttcctttttaaacaaacatgaatatgcaaatattatgcaaattacgaGTCATAGCACCTCTAATGGTGATACTTTAATAGTTAGAGTTCCATAATACTGTTATTATGCGctttaaatagttaaaatattacatataaaacCGATTAATCGGCACATGCCTAGAGTTTGCACTGTGCATCCAGGTTTAAATGTCGTGACGCTGGTGTTACgatgaataattattttatccttaatgttaatataaagaCATGTTTCTAACAGGCAGAATTTTAATGCAGGACGTGTTTTGCGTGCAACGTTTGAGCTGATCGCACGCtaaccacaaaacacaaaccacATCTAATGGTGACCCTGTCACACTTGCTTGGGCTTTAGCAAAGTGTGAAGTGCAAAAGATCACCAGAACTTTTTTTCTTAGAGCAGAAATGCTGACTTGACGTTTTTTAAGTTTGTAGTTAACCTTATTTCTGCGGCTCTTATTTACGGAATGAAACAAATCGATTTTACAAACCTGGAGCATTTTTTTCAGTGGCTGTCGTATAAatatacaaggaataaaacacttcaggaca contains:
- the paqr4a gene encoding progestin and adipoQ receptor family member 4a, with amino-acid sequence MCVYVCVCVCVGFVCAMAYLNGPRLLDWANSPPHLQFNRYVLTGYRPISSVQDCIRSLFYLHNELGNIYTHGIPLLCFLVLLPLNMPWSQISVTWLGVVHFLACLSPQLGSVLYHLFMNHEGGEPVYKKLLTLDMCGICMITTLGALPIVYSTLLCYPLLRGAALLAYIALSSYAIHCAVTARSSVRRLRSFAGQALFRFFFLGLRWVGVGGGSPTSLRHFLTMEALAVLGGVINIARVPERFCPGLFDYWCNSHQIMHVLVVGSILSLHWGVLDDLLWINIYDCPAD